The window GATCTTATTTAAGGCTATAATATATTAAATCAGTATTAAACATGCTCATATGCCATTATGAATTCGTCCCTAGAAACCCCAACTTGCCGGCATATGACTCTCAAAGTGGAGCTTTTAATCTTCTCACGGTTTGGCATAGTCAGCGGAGTCTTAGTGCCGTCTTCATTTTCCCTAACCATGGAGATGTGATTTCCTTCTCTCGCAACTACAAATCCAAGTAATTCAAAAGTTTTGATTACTTTCCTTGTTGGAGCATCTGCAGGGAATTTAGTCAACTAAACTACCACTTCAGCAATAAAAGTTTCTATAATATCTTCCTCAATAAACGCATCCTTTCCAAACGCTTCTATATGGAACTGAATCGCAGATTTAACATCTGCTAGGGCCTCTTCGTAAGTATTCCCTTCACCGACTACAGCACCCTTTAGGCCAATAGGATAAGCTACATACCCGTCAATATGCCTTTCAACAATTATTTTTATCTGTTCCATTTGTCTCAATCCTAATCATCGACTCTACTAATTAAATTAATAGTCTAAAGTTAAAATGTCTTTCTGTTTTAATAATAAATTCAAGATGTGTGTTCAATTTGGCCCTAATTTTAAGGCCAGATCCCATTAAACGAATTGGCCCTGTCTTTTAATAGAAGTTGGGAATGTTTGATATTTCCTAACCAAGAGTTGAAATATAAAAAATAGTTAAAAGAAAAAAAATTTATTCTTTGAATTTGCCAAGTCCAAGTAGCTTCATAAATGAATACATTGGGAGTGATTTCTTTGAGGTAACTGTACCTGTTGTAAACAAAATAGCAAGGTTATCCTTAATTGGTCCTGGTGGAGCATATGGATTATTTACTTCATTGTATTCGCCGAAGAAATACTTTAATCCAATTGTTCCATCAATGTTCTCTATTCCGATTGTAGCCGAACGGCCATCTGCATAGTAATAGTTATCGTTCACCATTTCCTTGTACTGGAACTTTATGTCATTTGAGTCTTTGTAAAGGATAACTTGAAATGTCAATTTTGATTCTGGGTTTCCCAATTCATTATCATGTTGAAACTCTACCCATTGGACAATAAACTTGTCAGGAAATGATTGGTAATATATTATAGCTTCTTCCTTCTCTCTAAGAGAGATATCATCCCAGAAAGGACAAATGATGTTGTTTAGATCATCATCTACAGGTATATCTTGATTATCATAGTCCTCATCACCACCCTCGCTACCAAACTGTAGGAAACCGCTAGAAGATATCCAGACTTCTTCATAAGTATTGCCATAGAATTTAAAATCAAATCCAATTGGTACCTTTGCCCTATCATATGATTCAATCTCTGAATCTGTTCCAGTTTCTGATATGTCAATCCACTGGTATGGAACTGTATCATCATAGGTATAACCAAATTCGTCAGGACCGCCAGTTGCACCAAAGATAGAAGCTATTCCAAAAGTACTTCCAATAAATAAAAAACTTATAAATATAGCAAATATTTTTTTTCATAATATTAACTCCACATAAAAAAAGTTTTTAATGTTATTTAAGTGTTTCGCCTAACTCGACTAAGGCGTTTGGCCCTAAAATATACTCTAAAACTCTGGG is drawn from Methanofastidiosum sp. and contains these coding sequences:
- a CDS encoding type II toxin-antitoxin system HicB family antitoxin — encoded protein: MEQIKIIVERHIDGYVAYPIGLKGAVVGEGNTYEEALADVKSAIQFHIEAFGKDAFIEEDIIETFIAEVVV
- a CDS encoding type II toxin-antitoxin system HicA family toxin, encoding MTKFPADAPTRKVIKTFELLGFVVAREGNHISMVRENEDGTKTPLTMPNREKIKSSTLRVICRQVGVSRDEFIMAYEHV